The Paenibacillus sp. G2S3 region TACAATAGATGCGTGGAAGAAGATGAAGCGGAGGAACATTTATGATACGTACACTTGCGGTGACGCATACAGGTGAGGTGCTGACAGACATACCTTTGCAGGATATCCGGCGGGAGGATTATGCATGGATATGGGCAGATTTTGCTACACCTACGGCAGAGGAGACATTGCTGCTGGATCACTATTTTCATTTTCACCCTTTGGCGATTGAGGACTGTATGCATGTGCTGCAGCGGCCAAAGCTGGATCATTATGAGGAAGTGCAGTTTTTTGTGCTGCACGCGCTGAATGAAGAGACGCTCGATGCTGAAGAGATTGACCTTTTTTTGAGCGCGAATTACCTCGTGTCCTATCATCATCAGGAAAAAACAGAGATGAATGAAGCCTGGGAGCAGGTGAAGCGTGAAATACATAGTCGTAAAGGCTGGTCGGGTGGTCCCATGGCGGCTGCATATACAGTAATGGACAAGCTGGTAGATAAGTATTTTCCATGCCTCTACAGTTTAGAGGACGAGCTTGCCGATCTGGAGAGCAATGGCGGCAGTGAGTCAGTGGAGGATTTGATGAGCCAAGTGTTTGGCCTGCGTGGAAGGCTGCTCAAGATGCGGCGGACAATTGTGCC contains the following coding sequences:
- the corA gene encoding magnesium/cobalt transporter CorA; translated protein: MIRTLAVTHTGEVLTDIPLQDIRREDYAWIWADFATPTAEETLLLDHYFHFHPLAIEDCMHVLQRPKLDHYEEVQFFVLHALNEETLDAEEIDLFLSANYLVSYHHQEKTEMNEAWEQVKREIHSRKGWSGGPMAAAYTVMDKLVDKYFPCLYSLEDELADLESNGGSESVEDLMSQVFGLRGRLLKMRRTIVPMRDLMYRIVNSQHVQSNGEERIYFGDIYDHLLKLSDMIEADREMTADLRDSYISLNSNRMNSIMKTLTVITTVFMPLTLIAGIYGMNFVVMPELEWKYGYFGVLLFMLVVGVSMFRWFRRSGWFK